A single genomic interval of Odontesthes bonariensis isolate fOdoBon6 chromosome 3, fOdoBon6.hap1, whole genome shotgun sequence harbors:
- the alpl gene encoding alkaline phosphatase, tissue-nonspecific isozyme isoform X1, translating into MEPGPSNPSWNFFQAVTRQQTSSASQSGIFWLSRVTHQPHADDNMKASALLIVSICLILGSSGKPKFPEQEKDPKFWNTWAQRTLKNALNLQNLNKNKAKNLILFLGDGMGVPTVTAARILKGQLNGQSGEETQLEMDKFPFLSLAKTYNTNAQVPDSAGTATAYLCGVKANEGTVGVSAAAVRSQCNTTQGNEVTSILKWAKDAGKSVGIVTTTRVNHATPSAAYAHCVNRDWYSDNEMPAEALQDGCKDIARQLFENIPNIDVVMGGGRKFMYPKNKSDVEYPDVAKSSGVRKDGRNLVQEWLDKVKNKNGHYVWNKKQLLSLNPNNVNYLLGLFEPMDMTYDLERNTDTDPSLTEMVDVAIKILRKNPNGFYLLVEGGRIDHGHHEGKAKQALHEAVEMDRAIGRADLLTSTHDTLSIVTADHSHVFSFGGYTFRGNPIFGLAPMLSDIDQKPFTSILYANGPGYKVFNGARENVSTVKYMENNYQAQSAVPLSLETHGGEDVAVFAKGPMAHLLHGVHEQNYIPHVMAYAACIGQNRDHCVLTGGTVGLQPVFSSIATILTVTRLLC; encoded by the exons ATGGAACCTGGCCCGTCAAATCCAAGCTGGAACTTTTTTCAAG CTGTGACACGACAGCAGACCTCCTCAGCTTCTCAAAGTGGCATCTTTTGGCTGTCTAGAGTAACGCATCAGCCACACGCAGACGACAACATGAAGGCTTCAGCCCTGCTCATCGTTTCCATCTGTCTGATTTTGGGGAGCTCAGGAAAGCCAAAATTCCCTG AACAAGAGAAAGATCCCAAGTTTTGGAACACTTGGGCTCAGCGGACCTTGAAGAATGCTTTGAACCTGCAAAATctcaataaaaacaaagcaaagaatCTCATCCTCTTCCTTGGAGATG GGATGGGCGTCCCCACGGTGACGGCCGCTCGAATACTGAAGGGTCAACTGAACGGACAGAGTGGAGAAGAGACGCAGCTGGAGATGGACAAGTTCCCTTTTTTATCTTTGGCCAAG ACATACAACACTAACGCTCAGGTGCCAGACAGCGCTGGCACAGCCACGGCTTACCTCTGTGGGGTTAAGGCCAACGAGGGCACAGTGGGCGTGAGTGCAGCTGCTGTCCGCTCCCAGTGCAACACCACACAGGGCAACGAGGTCACCTCCATCCTCAAATGGGCTAAGGACGCAG GAAAGTCAGTGGGAATAGTGACTACAACACGTGTCAACCATGCGACTCCGAGTGCTGCTTATGCCCACTGTGTGAACAGAGACTGGTACTCTGACAACGAGATGCCAGCTGAAGCCCTGCAGGACGGTTGCAAGGACATCGCCAGACAGCTCTTTGAAAATATTCCAAACATTGAT GTGGTTATGGGTGGAGGAAGGAAATTTATGTACCCCAAAAACAAATCAGATGTAGAATACCCTGACGTAGCGAAGAGCAGCGGCGTACGGAAAGACGGAAGAAACCTGGTGCAGGAGTGGCTTGACAAAGTGAAGAATAAG AATGGTCATTATGTATGGAACAAGAAGCAGCTTCTATCCCTTAACCCAAACAATGTGAATTACTTACTGG GTCTGTTTGAACCCATGGATATGACTTATGACTTGGAGAGGAACACCGACACCGACCCTTCACTGACAGAGATGGTGGATGTGGCAATCAAGATCCTAAGGAAGAACCCTAATGGATTTTACCTGCTTGTAGAGG GAGGACGTATCGACCATGGACACCATGAGGGCAAGGCCAAGCAGGCTCTGCACGAAGCTGTGGAAATGGACCGGGCCATTGGCCGGGCGGATCTCTTAACCAGCACCCATGATACACTGAGCATCGTGACTGCTGACCATTCTCATGTGTTCAGTTTTGGGGGCTACACATTCAGAGGAAATCCAATATTTG GTCTGGCCCCCATGCTGAGTGATATTGATCAGAAGCCTTTCACTTCCATTTTATATGCAAACGGACCAGGTTACAAAGTTTTCAATGGTGCGAGGGAGAATGTTTCGACTGTGAAGTACA TGGAGAACAACTACCAGGCCCAGTCAGCTGTACCTCTGTCTCTGGAGACCCATGGAGGAGAGGATGTGGCTGTGTTTGCTAAGGGTCCCATGGCTCACCTCCTACATGGAGTCCATGAACAGAATTACATCCCCCATGTTATGGCATATGCAGCCTGTATCGGCCAGAACAGAGACCACTGCGTGTTAACTGGTGGAACAGTCGGCTTGCAGCCAGTGTTTTCTAGCATTGCAACCATTCTCACAGTCACTCGACTTCTGTGCTGA
- the alpl gene encoding alkaline phosphatase, tissue-nonspecific isozyme isoform X2 produces MKASALLIVSICLILGSSGKPKFPEQEKDPKFWNTWAQRTLKNALNLQNLNKNKAKNLILFLGDGMGVPTVTAARILKGQLNGQSGEETQLEMDKFPFLSLAKTYNTNAQVPDSAGTATAYLCGVKANEGTVGVSAAAVRSQCNTTQGNEVTSILKWAKDAGKSVGIVTTTRVNHATPSAAYAHCVNRDWYSDNEMPAEALQDGCKDIARQLFENIPNIDVVMGGGRKFMYPKNKSDVEYPDVAKSSGVRKDGRNLVQEWLDKVKNKNGHYVWNKKQLLSLNPNNVNYLLGLFEPMDMTYDLERNTDTDPSLTEMVDVAIKILRKNPNGFYLLVEGGRIDHGHHEGKAKQALHEAVEMDRAIGRADLLTSTHDTLSIVTADHSHVFSFGGYTFRGNPIFGLAPMLSDIDQKPFTSILYANGPGYKVFNGARENVSTVKYMENNYQAQSAVPLSLETHGGEDVAVFAKGPMAHLLHGVHEQNYIPHVMAYAACIGQNRDHCVLTGGTVGLQPVFSSIATILTVTRLLC; encoded by the exons ATGAAGGCTTCAGCCCTGCTCATCGTTTCCATCTGTCTGATTTTGGGGAGCTCAGGAAAGCCAAAATTCCCTG AACAAGAGAAAGATCCCAAGTTTTGGAACACTTGGGCTCAGCGGACCTTGAAGAATGCTTTGAACCTGCAAAATctcaataaaaacaaagcaaagaatCTCATCCTCTTCCTTGGAGATG GGATGGGCGTCCCCACGGTGACGGCCGCTCGAATACTGAAGGGTCAACTGAACGGACAGAGTGGAGAAGAGACGCAGCTGGAGATGGACAAGTTCCCTTTTTTATCTTTGGCCAAG ACATACAACACTAACGCTCAGGTGCCAGACAGCGCTGGCACAGCCACGGCTTACCTCTGTGGGGTTAAGGCCAACGAGGGCACAGTGGGCGTGAGTGCAGCTGCTGTCCGCTCCCAGTGCAACACCACACAGGGCAACGAGGTCACCTCCATCCTCAAATGGGCTAAGGACGCAG GAAAGTCAGTGGGAATAGTGACTACAACACGTGTCAACCATGCGACTCCGAGTGCTGCTTATGCCCACTGTGTGAACAGAGACTGGTACTCTGACAACGAGATGCCAGCTGAAGCCCTGCAGGACGGTTGCAAGGACATCGCCAGACAGCTCTTTGAAAATATTCCAAACATTGAT GTGGTTATGGGTGGAGGAAGGAAATTTATGTACCCCAAAAACAAATCAGATGTAGAATACCCTGACGTAGCGAAGAGCAGCGGCGTACGGAAAGACGGAAGAAACCTGGTGCAGGAGTGGCTTGACAAAGTGAAGAATAAG AATGGTCATTATGTATGGAACAAGAAGCAGCTTCTATCCCTTAACCCAAACAATGTGAATTACTTACTGG GTCTGTTTGAACCCATGGATATGACTTATGACTTGGAGAGGAACACCGACACCGACCCTTCACTGACAGAGATGGTGGATGTGGCAATCAAGATCCTAAGGAAGAACCCTAATGGATTTTACCTGCTTGTAGAGG GAGGACGTATCGACCATGGACACCATGAGGGCAAGGCCAAGCAGGCTCTGCACGAAGCTGTGGAAATGGACCGGGCCATTGGCCGGGCGGATCTCTTAACCAGCACCCATGATACACTGAGCATCGTGACTGCTGACCATTCTCATGTGTTCAGTTTTGGGGGCTACACATTCAGAGGAAATCCAATATTTG GTCTGGCCCCCATGCTGAGTGATATTGATCAGAAGCCTTTCACTTCCATTTTATATGCAAACGGACCAGGTTACAAAGTTTTCAATGGTGCGAGGGAGAATGTTTCGACTGTGAAGTACA TGGAGAACAACTACCAGGCCCAGTCAGCTGTACCTCTGTCTCTGGAGACCCATGGAGGAGAGGATGTGGCTGTGTTTGCTAAGGGTCCCATGGCTCACCTCCTACATGGAGTCCATGAACAGAATTACATCCCCCATGTTATGGCATATGCAGCCTGTATCGGCCAGAACAGAGACCACTGCGTGTTAACTGGTGGAACAGTCGGCTTGCAGCCAGTGTTTTCTAGCATTGCAACCATTCTCACAGTCACTCGACTTCTGTGCTGA